One window from the genome of Manis pentadactyla isolate mManPen7 chromosome 15, mManPen7.hap1, whole genome shotgun sequence encodes:
- the AARS1 gene encoding alanine--tRNA ligase, cytoplasmic, producing MDSTLTASEIRRRFIDFFKRNEHTYVHSSATIPLDDPTLLFANAGMNQFKPIFLNTIDPSHPMAKLSRAANTQKCIRAGGKHNDLDDVGKDVYHHTFFEMLGSWSFGDYFKELACKMALELLTQEFGIPVERLYVTYFGGDEAAGLEPDLECQQIWQNLGLDDTKILPGNMKDNFWEMGDTGPCGPCSEIHYDRIGGRDAAHLVNQDDPNVLEIWNLVFIQYNRETDGILKPLPKKSIDTGMGLERLVSVLQNKMSNYDTDLFVPYFEAIQKGTGARPYTGKVGAEDADGIDMAYRVLADHARTITVALADGGRPDNTGRGYVLRRILRRAVRYSHEKLNASRGFFATLVDVVVQSLGDAFPELKKDPDLVKDIINEEEVQFLKTLSRGRRILDRKIQSLGDSRTIPGDTAWLLYDTYGFPVDLTALIAEEKGLVVDMDGFEEERKLAQLKSQGKGAGGEDLIMLDIYAIEELREKGLEATDDSPKYNYYSDSSGSYAFESAVATVMALRRDKMFVEEVSTGQECGVVLDKTCFYAEQGGQIYDEGYLVKVDDSSEDKTEFTVKNAQVRGGYVLHIGTVYGGLRVGDEVRLFIDEPRRRPVMSNHTATHILNFALRSVLGEADQRGSLVAPDRLRFDFTAKGAMSTQQIKKAEETVNEMIEAARPVYTQDCPLAAAKAIQGLRAVFDETYPDPVRVVSIGVPVSELLDDPSGPAGSLTSVEFCGGTHLQNSSHAGAFVIVSEEAIAKGIRRIVAVTGAEAQKALRKAESLTKSLSVMEAKVKAQAAPNKDVQREIADLGEALATAVIPQWQKDEFRENLKSLKKVMDDLDRASKADVQKRVLEKTKQLIDSNPNQPLVILEMESGASAKALNEALKLFKTHSPQTSAMLFTVDNEAGKITCLCQVPQNAASRGLKASEWVQQVSGLMDGKGGGKDVSAQATGKNVGCLQEALQLATSFAQLHLGAVEN from the exons ATGGACTCAACCCTAACAGCAAGTGAAATCCGGCGGCGATTCATAGATTTCTTCAAGAGAAATGAACACACCTATGTTCATTCATCTGCCACCATCCCATTGGATGATCCCACTTTGCTCTTTGCCAATGCAGGCATGAACCAG ttCAAACCCATTTTTCTGAACACTATTGACCCATCTCACCCTATGGCAAAGCTGAGCAGAGCTGCCAATACCCAGAAATGTATCCGGGCTGGGGGAAAACACAATGACCTGGACGACGTGGGCAAGGATGTCTATCATCACACCTTCTTTGAGATGTTAGGCTCCTGGTCTTTTGGAGATTACTTCAAG GAACTGGCCTGTAAAATGGCCCTGGAACTTCTCACCCAAGAATTTGGTATTCCAGTTGAAAGACTTTATGTGACTTACTTTGGTGGGGATGAAGCAGCTGGCTTAGAACCAGACCTGGAGTGCCAACAGATATGGCAGAATTTGGG GTTGGATGACACCAAAATTCTCCCTGGCAACATGAAGGATAACTTCTGGGAGATGGGTGACACCGGTCCCTGTGGTCCCTGCAGTGAGATCCATTATGACCGGATTGGTGGCCGGGATGCTGCGCACCTCGTCAACCAGGATGACCCCAATGTGCTGGAGATCTGGAACCTTGTGTTCATCCAGTATAACAG GGAAACCGATGGCATTCTCAAACCTCTCCCCAAGAAAAGCATTGACACAGGAATGGGCCTGGAGCGACTGGTGTCTGTGCTGCAGAATAAGATGTCCAACTATGACACTGACCTTTTTGTCCCTTACTTTGAAGCCATTCAGAAG GGCACGGGGGCCCGGCCATACACTGGGAAAGTTGGTGCTGAAGATGCCGATGGGATCGACATGGCCTATCGGGTGCTGGCTGACCACGCTCGGACCATCACCGTGGCACTGGCTGATGGTGGCCGACCTGACAACACAGGGAGGGG GTATGTGTTGAGACGGATTCTCCGCCGGGCTGTTCGATACTCCCATGAGAAACTCAATGCCAGCAGGGGTTTCTTTGCTACATTAGTAGATGTTGTCGTCCAGTCCCTG GGAGATGCATTTCCTGAATTGAAGAAGGACCCAGATTTGGTGAAGGACATCATTAATGAAGAAGAAGTGCAGTTTCTCAAGACTCTCAGCAGAGGGCGTCGCATCTTGGACAGGAAAATTCAGAGCCTGGGAGACAGCAGGACCATTCCCG GGGACACTGCTTGGCTCCTCTATGACACCTATGGGTTTCCAGTGGACCTCACTGCACTGATTGCTGAAGAGAAGGGCCTGGTTGTAGATATGGATGGCTTTGAAGAGGAAAGGAAACTGGCCCAG TTGAAATCACAGGGCAAGGGAGCTGGTGGAGAAGACCTTATTATGCTGGACATTTATGCTATTGAAGAACTCCGGGAAAAGGGTCTGGAGGCAACAGATGATTCCCCAAAGTATAATTACTATTCAGACTCCAGCGGGAGCTATG CATTTGAGAGTGCAGTGGCTACGGTGATGGCTTTGCGCAGGGATAAGATGTTTGTGGAGGAAGTGTCCACAGGCCAGGAGTGTGGAGTGGTGCTAGATAAGACCTGTTTCTATGCCGAGCAAGGGGGGCAGATCTACGATGAAGGCTACCTGGTGAAGGTTGACGACAGCAGCGAAGAT AAAACTGAGTTTACAGTGAAGAATGCTCAGGTGCGAGGAGGGTATGTGCTGCACATAGGAACGGTCTATGGCGGCCTGAGAGTGGGGGACGAGGTCCGGTTGTTCATTGATGAG CCCCGACGAAGGCCTGTCATGAGCAACCACACAGCTACTCACATCCTGAACTTTGCCTTGCGCTCTGTGCTTGGGGAAGCCGACCAGAGAGGCTCCCTGGTTGCCCCTGACCGCCTTCGGTTTGACTTCACTGCCAAAGGAGCCATGTCCACGCAACAGATCAAGAAGGCCGAGGAGACTGTGAACGAGATGATTGAGGCTGCCAGG CCTGTCTACACCCAGGATTGTCCACTGGCAGCAGCTAAAGCCATCCAGGGCCTGCGGGCTGTGTTTGATGAAACCTACCCTGACCCCGTGCGAGTCGTCTCCATTGGGGTCCCAGTGTCCGAGCTGTTGGATGACCCCTCTGGTCCTGCTGGCTCACTCACTTCTGTTGAGTTCTGTGGGGGAAC GCACCTGCAGAATTCAAGTCACGCAGGAGCTTTTGTGATTGTGAGTGAAGAAGCTATTGCCAAGGGCATCCGGAGGATTGTTGCTGTCACGGGTGCCGAAGCCCAGAAG GCCCTCAGGAAAGCGGAGAGCTTGACGAAATCTCTCTCTGTCATGGAGGCCAAAGTGAAGGCCCAGGCTGCGCCAAACAAGGATGTGCAGAGAGAGATTGCCGACCTTGGTGAG GCCTTGGCCACTGCAGTCATTCCCCAGTGGCAGAAAGACGAATTCCGAGAGAATCTCAAATCTCTGAAGAAGGTCATGGACGACCTAGACCGGGCCAGCAAAGCCGATGTCCAGAAGCGG GTGTTGGAGAAGACAAAGCAGCTCATTGACAGCAACCCCAACCAGCCCCTTGTCATCCTGGAGATGGAGAGCGGCGCCTCGGCCAAG GCTCTGAATGAAGCCTTGAAGCTCTTCAAGACACATTCCCCTCAAACGTCTGCCATGCTCTTCACAGTGGATAATGAGGCCGGCAAGATCACATGCTTGTGTCAAGTACCCCAG AATGCAGCCAGCCGGGGCCTGAAAGCCAGTGAGTGGGTACAGCAGGTGTCAGGCCTGATGGACGGCAAAGGTGGCGGCAAAGATGTGTCTGCTCAGGCCACGGGCAAGAATGTGGGCTGCCTGCAGGAAGCACTGCAGCTGGCCACGTCGTTTGCCCAGCTCCACCTGGGGGCTGTGGAGAACTGA
- the EXOSC6 gene encoding exosome complex component MTR3, with translation MPGDHRRIRGPEESQPPQLYAADEDEAPAARDPTRLRPVYARAGLLSQAKGSAYLEAGGTKVLCAVSGPRQVEGGDRGGGPAGGGGEAPAALRGRLLCDFRRAPFAGRRRRAPPGGGEERELALALQEALEPAVRLGRYPRAQLEVSALLLEDGGSALAAALTAAALALADAGVEMYDLVVGCGLSRAPGPAPTWLLDPTRLEEERATAGLTVALMPVLNQVAGLLGSGEGGLTDSWAEAVRLGLEGCQRLYPVLQQCLTRAARRRGAAASS, from the coding sequence ATGCCCGGGGATCACCGCCGCATCCGCGGGCCGGAGGAGTCGCAGCCGCCGCAGTTGTACGCGGCCGACGAGGACGAGGCACCCGCCGCTCGCGACCCGACGCGACTGCGGCCCGTGTACGCGCGCGCCGGGCTGCTGAGCCAGGCCAAGGGCTCCGCCTACCTGGAGGCGGGAGGCACCAAGGTGCTGTGCGCCGTGTCTGGCCCGCGCCAGGTTGAGGGCGGCGACCGCGGCGGCGGCCCTGCGGGTGGGGGCGGCGAGGCCCCGGCTGCGCTACGCGGCCGCCTGCTCTGCGACTTCCGCCGCGCGCCCTTCGCGGGCCGCCGGCGCCGCGCGCCGCCCGGAGGCGGTGAGGAGCGCGAGCTGGCGCTGGCCCTGCAGGAGGCGCTCGAGCCGGCCGTGCGCCTGGGCCGCTACCCACGCGCGCAGCTCGAGGTGTCCGCGCTGCTGCTCGAGGATGGCGGCTCGGCTCTAGCTGCCGCGCTCACAGCCGCCGCACTCGCCCTGGCCGACGCGGGCGTCGAGATGTACGACCTGGTGGTGGGCTGCGGCCTGAGCCGTGCGCCGGGGCCCGCGCCTACCTGGCTGCTGGACCCCACGCGGCTGGAGGAGGAgcgcgccaccgccggcctcacCGTGGCGCTCATGCCCGTGCTCAACCAGGTGGCTGGGCTGCTGGGCAGCGGGGAGGGCGGCCTGACCGACAGCTGGGCCGAAGCCGTGCGCCTGGGCCTCGAGGGCTGCCAGCGCCTCTACCCTGTACTGCAGCAGTGTTTGACAAGGGCCGCCCGCCGCAGGGGCGCCGCCGCGTCGTCCTGA
- the LOC130681013 gene encoding uncharacterized protein LOC130681013 isoform X1 has translation MAQEPMPSPARSGQKRQQGTATSWVYESQRIPPLISRVPVKIRRTHMGIGAKSSFGRHKTPRNSHLPPPEQIKLQTEELHAIVAELSQIKAQVDHLLDSLELLDQQKDQLPGTEDIEESRHPGSKDSSCRTPEPQHKPRGQREADSSRESADPEEAVSGLAPPSSPHVWVLWPVSMGGTRVCVGAHSVGWGRHITSTRGNALMLFMPSRLGLRPLSWARGYCWAAVPVLG, from the exons ATGGCTCAAGAGCCCATGCCCAGCCCTGCCCGGTCAGGCCAGAAGAGGCAGCAGGGCACAGCCACCTCCTG GGTGTATGAAAGCCAGAGGATCCCTCCACTCATCAGCCGTGTACCTGTCAAGATCCGGAGGACCCACATGGGCATAGGGGCCAAGAGCAGCTTTGGTCGCCACAAGACCCCCAGGAATAGCCACCTGCCTCCCCCTGAGCAGATAAAGC TCCAGACTGAGGAGCTGCACGCCATCGTGGCGGAGCTGAGCCAGATCAAGGCCCAGGTGGACCACCTACTGGACAGTCTGGAGCTCCTGGACCAGCAGAAGGACCAGCTTCCAG GGACCGAGGACATCGAAGAGAGCAGGCATCCTGGGAGTAAGGATTCCTCATGCAGAACCCCTGAACCCCAGCACAAGCCCAGGGGCCAGAGGGAGGCAGACAGCTCCAGGGAGAGTGCAGACCCAGAGGAGGCAGTGAGTGGCCTGGCGCCTCCATCTTCCCCTCATGTTTGGGTCCTGTGGCCTGTGAGCATGGGAGGGACTCGGGTTTGTGTGGGAGCCCACAGTGTTGGTTGGGGGAGGCATATAACTTCTACCAGAGGCAATGCCCTGATGCTTTTTATGCCCTCTCGACTCGGGCTTCGCCCGCTCAGCTGGGCCAGGGGCtactgctgggcagctgtgccagTTCTGGGCTGA
- the LOC130681013 gene encoding uncharacterized protein LOC130681013 isoform X2: protein MAQEPMPSPARSGQKRQQGTATSWVYESQRIPPLISRVPVKIRRTHMGIGAKSSFGRHKTPRNSHLPPPEQIKLQTEELHAIVAELSQIKAQVDHLLDSLELLDQQKDQLPGTEDIEESRHPGSKDSSCRTPEPQHKPRGQREADSSRESADPEEAVKNHASGQEGCQ, encoded by the exons ATGGCTCAAGAGCCCATGCCCAGCCCTGCCCGGTCAGGCCAGAAGAGGCAGCAGGGCACAGCCACCTCCTG GGTGTATGAAAGCCAGAGGATCCCTCCACTCATCAGCCGTGTACCTGTCAAGATCCGGAGGACCCACATGGGCATAGGGGCCAAGAGCAGCTTTGGTCGCCACAAGACCCCCAGGAATAGCCACCTGCCTCCCCCTGAGCAGATAAAGC TCCAGACTGAGGAGCTGCACGCCATCGTGGCGGAGCTGAGCCAGATCAAGGCCCAGGTGGACCACCTACTGGACAGTCTGGAGCTCCTGGACCAGCAGAAGGACCAGCTTCCAG GGACCGAGGACATCGAAGAGAGCAGGCATCCTGGGAGTAAGGATTCCTCATGCAGAACCCCTGAACCCCAGCACAAGCCCAGGGGCCAGAGGGAGGCAGACAGCTCCAGGGAGAGTGCAGACCCAGAGGAGGCA GTGAAGAACCATGCGTCAGGCCAGGAGGGCTGTCAATAG
- the LOC130681033 gene encoding uncharacterized protein LOC130681033 — MWLQLASQGLNKSSFCVAGDSSISRLLKKNLIDIGLPFSVFTNISGINITHSPKVLTCEVQLNLPVSITIVSECICINCTHIPSYCNSTVHVKWPFGYRHPNGWVFLCNNKTYQAFSSHYQGVCGVGRNFPALIDHPGCKHRQVSRALPPDCDDNLKLLDPVSVAIAAAFILSAPGLVVGMQNEISKMACAYSKTTNLTASVLSELNQELGEIRVAVLQDRATIDYLLLKEHMGCEQFPGMCCFNLSDFSQTIHNQIDNIHHFIDKFSQMPELPKWFSWFHWIWPVIVGLLLLCICLPILTAWMRHIVTSLLKPMHAYATFLEVMSKKLLFFVCIVIHESPCTKSLYFVISMIKAGHKSESMKTNINKHQFTPNAFFFHMFSPCVAPGDGWLARDG; from the coding sequence ATGTGGTTACAACTTGCAAGTCAAGGCCTGAACAAGTCATCTTTTTGTGTAGCAGGAGATTCCTCTATTAGTAGATTATTAAAGAAGAATTTGATAGATATAGGActccctttttctgttttcactAATATTTCAGGAATAAACATTACTCACTCTCCTAAAGTTCTTACTTGTGAAGTTCAATTGAACTTGCCTGTCAGTATTACTATAGTTTCTGAATGTATATGTATTAATTGCACTCATATTCCTTCCTACTGCAATTCTACCGTTCATGTAAAATGGCCTTTTGGATACAGACATCCAAATGGCTGGGTATTTTTATGcaataacaaaacatatcaagcctTTTCTTCACACTATCAAGGTGTTTGTGGAGTGGGACGAAATTTTCCTGCTCTTATAGACCATCCTGGATGTAAGCACAGACAGGTTTCTCGAGCCCTGCCACCTGATTGTGATGACAACTTGAAGTTGTTGGATCCTGTCAGTGTAGCTATCGCTGCTGCATTCATCCTATCAGCTCCAGGACTTGTCGTAGGAATGCAGAATGAAATATCCaagatggcctgtgcatacagtaaaacaacaaatctgactgcTTCTGTTttatctgaactcaaccaagaactgggagaaatacgagttgcagtacttcaagatcgtgctactatagactatctattgttaaaagaacatatgggatgtgaacaatttccaggcatgtgttgttttaatctgtctgacttttctcaaactattcacaaTCAAATAGATAATATTCATCattttattgataagttttctcaaatgcctgagttacctaagtggttttcttggtttcactggatatggccagTAATTGTAGGCCTGCTTCTTTTGTGTATTTGCCTTCCAATCTTGACAGCCTGGATGCGTCATATAGTCACCAGTTTGTTAAAACCAATGCATGCTTATGCTACTTTCCTGGAAGTGATGTCTAAAAAATTATTGTTCTTTGTTTGCATTGTTATTCATGAAAGTCCATGCACTAAATCTTTATATTTTGTGATTTCTATGATTAAGGCTGGACATAAGAGTGAGAGTATGAAAACAAACATCAACAAACATCAGTTTACTCCTAATGCCTTCTTTTTCCACATGTTCTCCCCCTGTGTGGCCCCAggagacggctggttagccagagacgggtga